The genome window AGAGGTGTATAAGAGACAGTCCCCACCGACTCAGCCCCCCCCCTTTCTGTCGCTTATCCGACACCAGCTTCCAAGGCGAATCAGGCCCTGCGCGTACCACGCTTGTCCGCCACAATAATCTGTTATCACTAACTTATTCATGGATTCTTGACGTCAAGCAAGGCTGGAAAAACGTGAATTATTGCCTTTAGGCCGCTGAAAAAAAGCTCAAAAACCTCTGAAAATACCCCCAAAAAACTCAGTGTTTTTTCTCCGAAATGCGTTATGCTCACTCTCAAAGCATTCATTTCAGGGATTAACCGGCTCAAACGGACGTGGTGAGGAACATGGGAATATCAGAACAAACCGCCCGTTCCCGCCACTTTCCCGGCGCAACCGGGCGTCAATATATCATGGCCCAGACCCCGGCCCGGCTTGTCCTCCCGGCAGGCCGGGCATTGCCTGACAAACAGGCCTGACCCCGCAACATTCTCCCGCACGGCATGAAAGACCACAGCGAGGTACGCACATGAACAAAGCCCTTTCCCTTGTCCTCACGACCCTGTTTTTCCTGACCCTGACCGGCACGGCCCTGGCCCAGACCGCCACAGCGCCTGCAGCTGGGGACGGCTCACCTGGCAACCCCTACCAGATCGCCACCCTGGAGAATCTGTACTGGATCGCGGCTCCTGATGCTGTAGTGCCACTTCCAAACCGGGCTGCAAGATGGGCCGCGCATTACATCCAGACCGCGGACATCGACGCCTCGGCCACCTCCGGCTGGGACGGCGGCGCGGGCTGGACGCCCATCGGCGGCCAATTCCCAGCCCCCTATTTCACCGGTACCTACGACGGCGGAGGGTATACCATCAGCGGTCTGTTCATCAACAGGCCTGGGAGCGATTTCCAGGGGCTGTTTGGGTTCGCAGAGAATGCCACCATCAAGAACCTTGGCCTGATTGGCGTAAATATTACCGGAGCAAATAATGTCGGCGGGCTGGTGGGAGCTATACAGGGGTTTCCTGGAACCACCGTGTCCAACTCCTACGCCACCGGCGCGGTTAATGGAGCAGATAATGTCGGCGGGCTGGTGGGATGGATTGTTGGTGGCAGCGTGTCCAACTCCTACGCCACCGGCGCGGTTAATGGAACAACCAGTGTCGGCGGGCTGGTGGGATTGAATTCTGCTAGTGGCACCGTGACCAACTCCTACGCCACCGGCGCGGTTAATGGAACAGTCCGGGTCGGCGGGCTGGTGGGATGGAATGCTGGTATCGTGACCAACTCCTACGCCACCGGGGCGGTGGCTGGAGGAGGAGCCGATGTCGGCGGGCTGGTGGGATTGAATCCTGCTAGTGGCACCGTGACCAAGTCCTTCTATGACAGGAATACAACCGGCCAGAGCGACACCGGCAAGGGCACACCCAAGACCACTGCGCAGATGAAGGACATCGCCACGTTTAGCGCCTGGTCCATAGTGGACGGCTGGGAGCAGGCTAATGGCAACGTATGGGGCATTTGCCAGAGTGCAAGCTATCCTTTCCTGTTGTGGCAGTACTCCTCGAACCCATGCACCTACTCGCTCTCTGTACGATCATTCGGCGCTTCCTACGTGTCCATCACGGCCACCCCGGGCATCTACGGCGGGACGACCAACTACGCCAAGGCGGGCATCCTTTTCGGCACAACCATTACCCTGACCGCGCCGGCAACCAAGGACAACTCCAACTTCACGTCCTGGAGGGGTTGCAATTCCACGAACCAGTCCGCCAGAACCTGCACCGTGACCATGAACGGCAACAGGACGGTCACGGCGCACTACGATGGCGACACGCCCAAGGCTCTGCCCGGCGTGCTGATGCTGCTGTTGGATGATGCAGAATAGTGTATGGGGTCAAGTCTTGTTTTTTGATGTATTTCGTTCTTTTCTGATGATTCCGCTGGCAGTAGCGTAGTTTC of Desulfonatronum sp. SC1 contains these proteins:
- a CDS encoding GLUG motif-containing protein, whose product is MNKALSLVLTTLFFLTLTGTALAQTATAPAAGDGSPGNPYQIATLENLYWIAAPDAVVPLPNRAARWAAHYIQTADIDASATSGWDGGAGWTPIGGQFPAPYFTGTYDGGGYTISGLFINRPGSDFQGLFGFAENATIKNLGLIGVNITGANNVGGLVGAIQGFPGTTVSNSYATGAVNGADNVGGLVGWIVGGSVSNSYATGAVNGTTSVGGLVGLNSASGTVTNSYATGAVNGTVRVGGLVGWNAGIVTNSYATGAVAGGGADVGGLVGLNPASGTVTKSFYDRNTTGQSDTGKGTPKTTAQMKDIATFSAWSIVDGWEQANGNVWGICQSASYPFLLWQYSSNPCTYSLSVRSFGASYVSITATPGIYGGTTNYAKAGILFGTTITLTAPATKDNSNFTSWRGCNSTNQSARTCTVTMNGNRTVTAHYDGDTPKALPGVLMLLLDDAE